One segment of Rosa chinensis cultivar Old Blush chromosome 6, RchiOBHm-V2, whole genome shotgun sequence DNA contains the following:
- the LOC121049822 gene encoding uncharacterized protein LOC121049822 — protein sequence MDRAEIDNFLEAMYASGDAAQKTVIDPVTLAVSPSEVPVVLPMPLHSHLGADGLPVAQTGANVGGGKEGSGAAQQTERVPNVRRGPQKVVRPAGAAATVGQQQRGPRPAAARQTRLLRKRRQDDSDEEDDDDAEVIGVRQRKKARQAPLKAPVAAAEKAPASDLDSFAAYAEFMTDNERGFLYHLCEIMGFGGLAGISRPTAIDGSPFSSAFGHLSVGLHEMFMAAQKQPGVERQLRDEISGLERELGDAKDRLADVERRLTKADCDAADARGKLEVAIRRDVERNNHISRMEQDMSLLQERVVAKEKKIDILQRESAAKQAAVTKLEAEVARLRDEGTRAAAAAVEKFKQSAEYKKAMTESAKAGALANVEMLKQRGAIDFAKASQPPVLPVQNAPPVQAAVPVQPEGVRSGSGESGAQPADGSQQTPLPTQSEVSRAGFLAAHTRPDGTIETPSPTARGSDQTSRAQPQPPAEGGDVEANPKS from the coding sequence atggaccgcgcggagattgacaactttttggaggccatgtatgcctCAGGGGATGCGGCTCAAAAGACAGTGATAGACCCGGTGACGCTGGCGgtgagcccatccgaggttccggtggtgctgccaatgccgctgcACTCCCACCTTGGCGCCGACGGCCTACCCGTTGCTCAGACGGGTGCCAATGTGGGGGGTGGAAAGGAGGGGTCTGGCGCCGCGCAGCAGACAGAGAGAGTGCCCAACGTGCGACGTGGGCCACAGAAGGTGGTGCGGCCGGCGGGGGCTGCCGCCACGGTGGGTCAACAGCAACGGGGGCCACGGCCTGCGGCCGCTAGACAGACGCGGTTGTTGCGGAAGCGTCGGCAGGATGACTCCGacgaggaggatgatgatgatgctgagGTTATCGGGGTCCGCCAGCGAAAGAAGGCCCGCCAAGCTCCGCTGAAGGCGCCAGTGGCCGCTGCAGAAAAGGCGCCTGCGAGTGacctggactcgtttgccgccTATGCCGAGTTCATGACTGACAATGAACGGGGATTTCTCTACCACCTCTGCGAGATAATGGGGTTTGGTGGTCTGGCGGGGATTTCCCGCCCAACGGCGATTGACGGGTCACCCTTCAGTTCAGCTTTTGGTCACCTTTCGGTtgggctgcatgagatgttcATGGCGGCGCAGAAGCAGCCCGGGGTTGAGCGGCAGCTCAGGGACGAGATCAGCGGTCTCGAGAGGGAGCTGGGGGACGCCAAGGACAGGCTGGCGGATGTGGAGCGGCGCCTGACGAAGGCGGATTGCGACGCCGCGGATGCTCGCGGCAAGTTGGAAGTGGCAATCCGGCGGGACGTGGAACGGAACAACCACATCTCCAGGATGGAACAAGACATGtctctgctgcaggagcgggtgGTCGCTAAGGAGAAAAAAATTGATAtcctgcagcgggagtctgccgccaagcAGGCAGCGGTGACGAAACTGGAGGCTGAGGTAGCTCGCCTGCGGGACGAAGGGACCCGTGCCGCTGCCGCCGCTGTGGAGAAATTCAAacagtcggcggagtacaaaAAGGCGATGACTGAATCGGCGAAGGCCGGCGCCCTAGCCAACgtggagatgctgaagcagaggggcgccattgactttgcgaAGGCGTCCCAGCCACCTGTTCTGCCAGTCCAAAATGCTCCGCCGGTGCAAGCTGCGGTTCCTGTCCAGCCTGAAGGTGTTCGCTCGGGAAGCGGGGAAAGTGGTGCACAGCCCGCGGATGGTTCTCAGCAGACTCCTCTGCCTACCCAGTCAGAGGTGTCCCGTGCCGGTTTCCTGGCGGCACACACTCGTCCGGATGGCACCATAGAGACTCCAAGTCCTACCGCCAGAGGGTCTGACCAGACAAGCCGCGCACAACCACAGCCGCCTGCGGAAGGTGGAGATGTTGAAGCCAACCCGAAGAGCTGA